In Rhizobium sp. BT04, the following proteins share a genomic window:
- a CDS encoding ABC transporter permease, protein MLRFLLVRIASAIPVLFILSVVTFAIIQAPPGDYADYIRSQLINQGGASYAQAEAQAQAYRVEHGLDKPLVVQYVNWIGGIVTRGDFGYSMFYNKPVADVVAERLPRTLLLALVCHIFASVLGIGFGIWAATRQYSWIDSLLSGISFLGMTVPRFLMALIIVYLLVFQFNVSEIGSFFSPQYGGAPWSWAKFADLVQHVWPVVAIATFGGLAYNMRVMRGNLLDTLNAQYVETAKAKGLSGAAVVMRHAVPNALHPLVMYQGVVLPYMLTGEIETAIIFALPTVGPAIVGSMAVGDVYVTATFMMVLSATLIVGNIIADMLLALLDPRVRQFGGA, encoded by the coding sequence ATGTTGCGATTCCTGCTCGTGCGCATAGCCTCCGCGATCCCCGTTCTCTTCATCCTGAGCGTGGTGACTTTCGCGATCATCCAGGCGCCGCCCGGCGATTATGCCGATTATATAAGATCCCAGCTGATCAACCAGGGTGGCGCTTCCTACGCCCAGGCCGAAGCCCAGGCGCAGGCCTACCGGGTCGAACACGGCCTCGACAAGCCGCTGGTCGTCCAATACGTCAACTGGATCGGCGGCATCGTCACGCGCGGGGATTTCGGCTACAGCATGTTCTACAACAAGCCGGTGGCCGACGTCGTCGCCGAGCGGCTGCCGCGCACGCTGCTCTTGGCGCTCGTCTGTCACATCTTCGCCTCGGTGCTCGGCATCGGCTTCGGCATCTGGGCGGCGACCCGCCAATACAGCTGGATCGACAGCCTGCTTTCGGGAATTTCCTTCCTCGGCATGACGGTGCCGCGCTTCCTGATGGCGCTGATCATCGTCTATCTCCTGGTCTTCCAATTCAACGTTTCCGAGATCGGCAGCTTCTTCTCGCCGCAATATGGCGGGGCGCCCTGGTCCTGGGCGAAATTCGCCGATCTCGTCCAGCATGTCTGGCCTGTCGTGGCGATCGCCACCTTCGGCGGGCTCGCCTACAATATGCGCGTCATGCGCGGCAATCTGCTCGATACTTTGAATGCCCAATATGTCGAAACGGCCAAGGCCAAGGGCCTGTCCGGCGCCGCGGTGGTGATGCGCCATGCGGTGCCCAATGCCCTGCATCCGCTTGTGATGTATCAGGGGGTCGTGCTGCCCTACATGCTGACCGGCGAGATCGAAACCGCCATCATCTTCGCCCTGCCGACCGTCGGCCCGGCGATCGTCGGCTCGATGGCGGTCGGCGACGTCTATGTCACCGCCACCTTCATGATGGTGCTGTCGGCAACACTGATCGTCGGCAATATCATCGCCGATATGTTGCTGGCTTTGCTCGATCCGCGCGTCCGCCAGTTCGGAGGAGCCTGA
- a CDS encoding ABC transporter permease, with product MLAFDSSDTPPTTEPAIKKPSHGGESYLALVWRRLRRSWTGMAGLVLVGLLLFMAIFADFFAPMDPKATDVGFAPPQVMSFHDKDGNFVFQPRVYALSDSEELDPVTFQPIVGVDYDNPRLLGFFVKGAEYNLLGLIPASRHFFGSTDGQPVHFLGTDKFGRDVLSRAIIGSRISLMIALTVVTIVTVIGTTVGMVSGYFGGTFDVWLQRFVELVLAFPQLPLYLALTSLIPVTAPTNVFLAFVIAVMSALGWAQMSREVRGKTLALARIDYVRAAMAVGATDTRIILQHIFPNVMSHVIVAVTLAIPSVVLLESFLGFLGFAVKPPLISWGLMLQDTATYSVIGSYPWILSPVGFVLVTVFAFNALGDGLRDAVDPY from the coding sequence ATGCTGGCTTTCGATTCTTCCGACACACCGCCGACAACCGAACCCGCGATCAAGAAGCCTTCGCACGGCGGCGAGAGCTATCTGGCGCTCGTCTGGCGCCGGCTGCGGCGCTCCTGGACCGGCATGGCCGGGCTGGTGCTGGTCGGGCTGCTGCTGTTCATGGCGATCTTTGCCGATTTCTTCGCGCCGATGGACCCGAAGGCGACCGATGTCGGTTTCGCACCGCCGCAGGTGATGAGCTTCCACGACAAGGACGGCAATTTCGTCTTCCAGCCGCGCGTCTATGCGCTCTCCGATTCCGAAGAGCTCGACCCGGTCACCTTCCAGCCGATCGTCGGCGTCGATTACGACAATCCGCGGCTGCTCGGTTTTTTCGTCAAAGGCGCTGAATACAACCTTCTCGGCCTGATCCCGGCCAGCCGGCATTTCTTCGGCTCGACCGACGGCCAGCCGGTGCATTTCCTCGGCACCGACAAGTTCGGCCGCGACGTGCTGTCGCGCGCCATCATCGGCTCGCGCATTTCGCTGATGATCGCGCTGACCGTGGTCACCATCGTCACCGTCATCGGCACCACCGTCGGCATGGTCTCCGGTTATTTCGGCGGCACCTTCGATGTCTGGCTGCAGCGCTTCGTTGAACTGGTGCTCGCCTTCCCGCAGCTGCCGCTCTATCTGGCGCTGACCTCGCTGATCCCGGTGACGGCGCCGACCAATGTCTTCCTTGCCTTCGTCATCGCCGTGATGTCGGCGCTCGGCTGGGCGCAGATGTCGCGCGAGGTGCGCGGCAAGACCTTGGCACTCGCCCGCATCGATTACGTCCGGGCGGCGATGGCCGTCGGCGCCACCGACACCCGCATCATCCTGCAGCATATCTTCCCGAACGTGATGAGCCACGTCATCGTCGCGGTGACGCTCGCCATACCAAGCGTCGTGCTCTTGGAATCCTTCCTCGGTTTCCTCGGTTTTGCCGTCAAGCCGCCGCTGATTTCCTGGGGGCTGATGCTGCAGGATACGGCGACCTATTCGGTAATCGGCTCCTATCCGTGGATTCTCTCCCCCGTCGGCTTCGTGCTCGTCACCGTCTTCGCCTTCAATGCGCTCGGCGACGGACTGCGCGACGCAGTCGATCCTTATTGA
- a CDS encoding ABC transporter ATP-binding protein, producing MALALVNSFAPPVRHDHDGRSDTPVIDARNVAVNFKVENGMVEAVKDVSFQLYRGETIAIVGESGSGKSVTARTVMGLLSKRAVVSDKSTVSYDGSNILKFSERARRKLRGDRISMIFQEPMSSLNPIYTIGSQIVEAIRVHRRISKRDAQKRALELLEHVQIPDPAARLMQYPHQLSGGQRQRVMIAMALANDPDVLIADEPTTALDVTVQAQILNLIRNLQKELGMAVILITHDLTVVRQFSDYVYVMQHGEVREHNVTEALFANPQHAYTRHLLGSEPRGQANPLPEGSDVILDAKGVRVAFMMRHGTFLKPAMRELVAVDSLDLTLRRHETLGLVGESGSGKTTFGQAILRLNTPEAGEIHFDRQPIHNLSRAEMRPLRARMQVVFQDPFSSLNPRMTIGQIIEEGLVVNKLGATRGERQDRVSEALIAAGMPGNILSRFPHEFSGGQRQRIAIARAIALEPEFILLDEPTSALDLSVQAQIIELLRKLQDERGLSYLFISHDLKVVRALCHRVIVMQHGKIVEEGPVHEVLTHPKTAYTERLVKAAFEVA from the coding sequence ATGGCTCTCGCACTGGTCAATTCCTTCGCCCCGCCCGTCCGCCACGATCATGACGGCCGTTCGGACACGCCGGTGATCGACGCCCGCAATGTGGCGGTCAATTTCAAGGTCGAGAACGGCATGGTCGAGGCCGTCAAGGACGTCTCCTTCCAGCTCTATCGCGGCGAGACCATCGCCATCGTCGGCGAATCCGGCTCGGGTAAATCGGTGACGGCGCGAACGGTGATGGGGCTCCTGTCGAAGCGCGCCGTCGTCTCCGACAAATCGACCGTTTCCTATGACGGCAGCAACATCCTGAAATTTTCCGAGCGGGCGCGTCGCAAGCTGCGCGGCGACCGCATCTCGATGATCTTCCAGGAGCCGATGAGCTCGTTGAACCCGATCTATACGATCGGCAGCCAGATCGTCGAGGCGATCCGCGTCCATCGCCGGATCAGCAAGCGGGATGCGCAAAAGCGGGCGCTCGAACTGCTCGAACATGTGCAGATCCCCGATCCGGCCGCGCGGCTCATGCAATATCCGCATCAGCTGTCCGGCGGCCAGCGCCAGCGGGTGATGATCGCCATGGCGCTCGCCAACGATCCCGACGTCTTGATCGCCGACGAGCCGACGACGGCGCTCGATGTCACCGTGCAGGCGCAGATTCTCAACCTGATCCGCAACCTGCAGAAGGAATTGGGGATGGCCGTCATCCTCATCACCCACGACCTGACGGTGGTGCGGCAGTTCTCGGATTACGTCTATGTGATGCAGCATGGCGAGGTGCGCGAGCACAATGTCACCGAGGCGCTGTTTGCCAATCCGCAGCATGCCTATACCAGGCATCTGCTCGGCTCCGAACCGCGTGGGCAAGCCAATCCGCTGCCGGAGGGATCGGATGTCATCCTTGACGCCAAGGGTGTGCGCGTCGCCTTCATGATGCGCCACGGCACTTTTCTGAAGCCGGCGATGCGCGAGCTTGTCGCCGTCGACAGCCTCGACCTGACGCTCCGCCGTCACGAGACGCTTGGGCTCGTCGGCGAATCCGGCTCCGGCAAGACCACCTTCGGCCAGGCGATCCTGCGGCTCAACACGCCGGAGGCCGGGGAGATCCATTTCGACCGCCAGCCGATCCACAATCTTTCCAGGGCGGAGATGCGGCCCTTGCGCGCCCGCATGCAGGTGGTGTTCCAGGATCCGTTCTCATCGCTCAACCCGCGCATGACGATCGGCCAGATCATCGAGGAGGGGCTGGTCGTCAACAAGCTTGGGGCGACCCGCGGCGAACGGCAGGACCGGGTGAGCGAGGCGCTCATCGCCGCCGGCATGCCCGGCAATATCCTGTCGCGTTTCCCGCATGAATTTTCCGGCGGCCAGCGCCAGCGCATCGCCATTGCCCGCGCCATCGCGCTGGAACCGGAATTCATCCTGCTCGACGAGCCGACATCCGCACTCGACCTTTCCGTCCAGGCGCAGATCATCGAACTCTTGCGCAAGCTGCAGGACGAGCGCGGCTTAAGTTACCTCTTCATCTCCCACGACCTCAAGGTGGTGCGGGCGCTTTGCCATCGCGTCATCGTCATGCAGCATGGCAAGATCGTCGAAGAGGGGCCCGTCCACGAAGTTCTCACCCATCCCAAGACCGCCTACACCGAACGGCTCGTCAAGGCCGCTTTCGAGGTAGCATGA
- a CDS encoding alpha-glucosidase/alpha-galactosidase produces MAGNPKITFIGAGSTVFMKNIIGDVLQRPALSGATIALMDLNPQRLEESAIVVNKLISTLGVKAKAETYSDQRKALSGADFVVVAFQIGGYEPCTVTDFEVPKKYGLRQTIADTLGVGGIMRGLRTVPHLWKVCEDMLAVCPEAIMLQYVNPMAINTWAISEKYPAIRQVGLCHSVQGTAMELAHDLDIPYEEIRYRAAGINHMAFYLKFEHRQADGSYRNLYPDLLRGYREGRAPKPGWNPRCPNKVRYEMLTRLGYFVTESSEHFAEYTPYFIKEGRDDLIEKFGIPLDEYPKRCIEQIERWKGQAEAYRSADKIEVEPSKEYASSIINSVWTGEPSVIYGNVRNNGCITSLPENCAAEVPCLVDASGIQPTFIGALPPQLTALMRTNINVQELTVQALMTENREHIYHAAMMDPHTAAELDLDQIWSLVDDLLATHGDWLPEWARTSRKVQAA; encoded by the coding sequence ATGGCAGGAAATCCCAAAATCACGTTCATCGGAGCAGGCTCCACCGTCTTCATGAAGAACATCATCGGCGACGTGCTGCAGCGTCCGGCGCTGTCGGGCGCAACGATCGCCCTGATGGATCTCAATCCGCAGCGGCTGGAAGAAAGCGCCATCGTCGTCAACAAGCTGATCTCGACGCTCGGCGTCAAGGCCAAGGCCGAGACCTATTCCGACCAGCGCAAGGCGCTTTCCGGCGCCGATTTCGTCGTCGTCGCCTTCCAGATCGGCGGCTACGAGCCCTGCACGGTTACCGATTTCGAAGTGCCGAAGAAATACGGGCTGCGCCAGACGATCGCCGATACGCTCGGTGTCGGCGGCATCATGCGCGGGCTTCGCACCGTGCCGCATCTCTGGAAGGTCTGCGAGGACATGCTCGCCGTCTGCCCCGAGGCGATCATGCTGCAATATGTCAACCCGATGGCGATCAACACCTGGGCGATATCGGAGAAATACCCTGCGATTCGTCAGGTCGGCCTCTGCCATTCGGTGCAGGGCACGGCGATGGAACTCGCCCATGACCTCGACATTCCCTACGAGGAAATCCGCTATCGCGCCGCCGGTATCAACCACATGGCCTTTTACCTCAAATTCGAGCATCGCCAGGCCGACGGATCCTACCGGAACCTCTATCCCGATCTCCTGCGCGGCTACCGCGAGGGCAGGGCGCCGAAGCCCGGCTGGAACCCGCGCTGCCCGAACAAGGTGCGCTATGAGATGCTGACCCGGCTCGGCTATTTCGTCACCGAGAGCTCGGAGCATTTCGCCGAATACACGCCCTATTTCATCAAGGAGGGCCGCGACGACCTGATCGAGAAATTCGGCATTCCGCTCGATGAATATCCGAAGCGCTGCATCGAGCAGATCGAGCGCTGGAAGGGCCAGGCCGAGGCCTATCGCAGCGCCGACAAGATCGAGGTCGAGCCGTCGAAGGAATATGCCTCCTCGATCATCAACTCGGTCTGGACCGGCGAACCCTCGGTGATCTACGGCAATGTCCGCAACAATGGCTGCATCACCTCGCTGCCGGAAAATTGCGCCGCCGAAGTGCCCTGCCTGGTCGATGCTTCCGGCATCCAGCCGACCTTCATCGGCGCCCTGCCGCCGCAGCTGACCGCGCTGATGCGCACCAATATCAACGTCCAGGAACTGACGGTGCAGGCGCTGATGACGGAAAATCGCGAGCACATCTACCACGCCGCGATGATGGACCCGCACACGGCGGCCGAACTCGACCTCGACCAGATCTGGTCGCTGGTCGACGACCTGCTCGCCACCCACGGCGACTGGCTGCCCGAATGGGCGCGCACATCTAGGAAAGTTCAGGCTGCCTGA
- a CDS encoding DUF4274 domain-containing protein, with the protein MIDWLTGRSPDARHAIAEDLNFDFAEDVFEWILTQPDCDLATAASYFWRAEPLERLEDPIFFKEENLTIQRLVDRVNAGFYSRSEIFYGGQELQEGEEVCRWTVEEAEDLREFARAHKASDLPWTLPEALVPPFGHRAVRISDEEDPDKSEELRMLFAGLGTGSGLIPAEMMGADPLSRNMPQPAQQLTVGKRAAAPSGSAFTPLYLYIAFVVTGWGLIYIFDPPRLVYTGMVICCLHFGFMTFGKVWSGLKQKADKRVTP; encoded by the coding sequence ATGATCGATTGGTTGACCGGTCGGTCCCCGGATGCTCGCCATGCCATTGCAGAAGATCTGAACTTCGACTTCGCTGAAGATGTGTTCGAGTGGATACTGACGCAGCCGGACTGCGATCTGGCAACTGCCGCAAGCTATTTCTGGCGAGCAGAACCTTTGGAGCGTCTCGAAGATCCCATCTTCTTCAAGGAGGAGAACTTGACGATCCAACGGCTGGTAGACCGCGTCAATGCAGGTTTTTACAGCCGGTCAGAGATTTTCTATGGCGGGCAGGAGCTGCAAGAAGGCGAAGAGGTGTGTAGGTGGACAGTTGAAGAAGCCGAGGATCTGCGAGAGTTTGCGCGCGCCCATAAGGCTTCTGATCTTCCCTGGACTTTACCTGAGGCGTTAGTGCCGCCGTTCGGACATCGCGCAGTCCGCATCTCAGATGAAGAAGATCCCGATAAATCGGAAGAGCTCCGAATGCTCTTTGCCGGGCTCGGTACAGGTTCCGGACTAATTCCAGCAGAAATGATGGGGGCCGATCCGCTTTCAAGAAATATGCCGCAGCCGGCGCAGCAACTTACCGTCGGAAAAAGAGCAGCAGCGCCGAGCGGTTCGGCCTTCACGCCGTTGTACCTTTATATCGCATTCGTTGTGACGGGATGGGGACTTATCTACATCTTTGATCCTCCCAGGCTCGTCTATACGGGGATGGTCATATGCTGCTTGCACTTCGGGTTCATGACGTTCGGGAAAGTGTGGTCTGGACTGAAACAGAAGGCCGACAAACGAGTAACCCCTTAA
- a CDS encoding adenylate/guanylate cyclase domain-containing protein has protein sequence MSEIRKLAAILAADVVGYSRLAGADEDRILARLRALRSDLIDPTIAVHHGRVVKRTGDGALVEFRSVVDAVRCAIEVQNGMVERNDGVPQDRRIEFRIGIHLGDVVEESDGDLMGDGVNIASRLEGVAAAGAICLSEDAYRQVKARLDLSVSDLGNTQLKNIAEPIRVYSLQVGSAGSKTAATAQTAKNQLAMGQPATAVSPKLSIAVLPFANMSGDAEQDYFADGISEDIITALSKLSQLFVIARNSSFTFKGKNVQVQEVGTKLGVRHVLEGSVRKSGNRVRITAQLIDATTGGHLWAERFDRELTDIFAVQDDVTQQIVDALAVNLTEGDRKRLAPGQTRHPEAYDCFLRGRELWHRLTKQTNSDARDLLQHAVELDPNFASAHAFLALTHGLDYLNRWSASPQRSIEQAEEAATLAVARDESDPVAHWALSVVKLYARQHDRAISEAERAIVLNPNFAEGQVSLGEALIYSGRSEEALAYFDRARVLNPYFPDVVLHFQALALFQLRRYDEAVELLLQRVSRNPVTDVSRALLAACYGHLGRFEEARAMWQEVLRVNPGYSLEYRRKVLPFKNPADFELVVEGLRKADVVE, from the coding sequence ATGAGCGAGATCCGAAAGCTGGCTGCAATCCTGGCCGCGGACGTGGTCGGGTACAGCCGCCTTGCCGGTGCCGACGAGGACCGTATCCTGGCGCGGTTGCGGGCACTGCGTAGCGATCTCATCGATCCGACAATTGCCGTGCACCATGGCCGGGTGGTGAAGCGAACCGGCGATGGTGCGCTGGTCGAGTTCCGCAGCGTGGTGGACGCCGTGCGCTGCGCCATCGAGGTGCAGAACGGTATGGTGGAGCGCAACGACGGCGTGCCGCAGGACCGTCGCATCGAGTTCCGGATCGGCATCCATCTGGGCGATGTCGTCGAGGAAAGCGACGGCGATCTGATGGGCGACGGCGTCAACATCGCCTCGCGATTGGAAGGCGTCGCCGCGGCGGGCGCGATCTGCCTGTCCGAGGATGCCTATCGCCAAGTCAAGGCGCGGCTCGACCTCTCGGTCAGCGATCTCGGCAACACGCAGCTCAAGAACATCGCCGAGCCAATCCGGGTCTATTCACTGCAGGTCGGCAGCGCCGGGAGCAAGACAGCCGCGACCGCGCAAACGGCGAAGAACCAATTGGCGATGGGCCAACCGGCGACGGCAGTGTCGCCGAAGCTGTCGATCGCCGTCCTGCCCTTCGCCAACATGAGCGGTGACGCCGAACAGGACTACTTCGCCGACGGCATCTCGGAAGACATCATTACGGCGCTGTCGAAGCTGTCACAGCTCTTCGTCATCGCTCGCAATTCGTCGTTCACTTTCAAGGGCAAGAACGTCCAGGTGCAGGAGGTGGGCACCAAGCTCGGCGTGCGGCATGTACTTGAGGGCAGCGTACGCAAATCGGGCAACAGGGTACGCATCACCGCGCAGCTCATCGACGCGACCACCGGCGGGCATCTATGGGCGGAGCGGTTCGATCGCGAGCTCACCGACATATTCGCGGTTCAGGACGATGTCACGCAGCAGATCGTCGACGCGCTGGCGGTCAACCTGACCGAGGGCGATCGGAAAAGACTGGCGCCGGGGCAGACCCGGCACCCCGAGGCCTATGACTGCTTCTTGCGCGGCCGGGAGCTGTGGCACCGGCTGACGAAGCAAACGAACAGCGACGCCCGCGACCTTCTGCAACATGCCGTCGAGCTGGACCCGAACTTCGCCTCGGCGCACGCCTTCCTCGCCCTTACCCACGGCCTCGACTACCTGAACCGGTGGAGCGCCTCGCCACAGCGCTCTATCGAGCAAGCCGAAGAGGCTGCGACGCTGGCGGTAGCGCGGGATGAGAGCGATCCCGTTGCACATTGGGCACTGAGTGTGGTCAAGCTTTACGCGCGACAGCACGACAGAGCCATCAGCGAGGCCGAGCGTGCGATCGTCCTCAATCCGAACTTCGCCGAAGGGCAGGTCAGCCTCGGCGAGGCGCTGATCTATTCAGGCAGATCCGAGGAGGCACTCGCCTATTTCGATCGGGCGAGGGTCCTGAACCCGTATTTTCCGGATGTCGTTCTCCATTTTCAGGCCCTGGCCCTGTTTCAACTGCGAAGGTACGACGAGGCCGTCGAACTGTTGCTGCAGCGCGTGAGCCGCAATCCCGTCACCGATGTCTCGCGCGCGCTTCTGGCTGCCTGTTACGGACACCTCGGCCGTTTCGAAGAGGCTCGCGCGATGTGGCAAGAGGTGCTGCGCGTCAATCCCGGCTACTCATTGGAATACCGCCGCAAAGTCTTGCCCTTCAAGAACCCCGCCGATTTCGAGCTCGTCGTAGAGGGGCTACGCAAGGCCGATGTCGTAGAATGA
- a CDS encoding HNH endonuclease: MGFGVFIHRSDSIYDDSPAEQYQFPSQYLGRVQACLGDWIIYYEPRKVAATRGYFSVAKVAQVIQDPKAPNMYLALIEPGSYLDFINAVPFSGPDGVIERGVLNEEGRISGRAQAAVRPISAADFNRIVSLGLDEHEPELPRLGEPAVTLAADGFEDRPQAPFIFEQERDRVTLLSSRIVRDRLFRRLVLHAYDKRCAITGLKLINGGGRAEVDAAHIRPVEANGPDILTNGIALSGTAHWMFDRGLISLSDDLDILISRQANDPESIRGLINKSGRAIVPSRPFERPHPHFLQWHRQNCFKQ; encoded by the coding sequence ATGGGATTCGGGGTTTTCATTCACCGCTCAGATTCGATTTACGACGACAGCCCGGCAGAACAATATCAGTTCCCGAGCCAATATCTCGGTCGCGTGCAGGCCTGCCTCGGAGACTGGATCATTTACTACGAGCCGCGCAAGGTTGCGGCGACGCGCGGCTATTTTTCCGTCGCCAAAGTAGCCCAAGTCATTCAAGATCCGAAGGCGCCGAATATGTATCTGGCACTCATCGAGCCGGGCAGCTATCTTGATTTCATCAATGCCGTTCCGTTCAGCGGGCCAGACGGTGTCATTGAGCGCGGCGTGCTGAATGAGGAGGGGCGGATTTCCGGCAGGGCACAGGCCGCAGTGCGCCCAATATCTGCGGCGGATTTCAATCGCATCGTGTCGCTTGGCCTGGACGAGCATGAGCCTGAACTGCCTCGGTTGGGTGAGCCGGCAGTGACGCTCGCTGCCGACGGTTTTGAAGACAGACCACAGGCGCCGTTCATATTTGAGCAGGAGCGCGACCGGGTTACACTGCTCTCGTCGCGGATCGTTCGCGATCGGCTGTTTCGCCGGCTCGTTCTACACGCTTATGACAAGCGGTGCGCAATTACTGGTCTGAAGCTCATAAATGGTGGCGGACGCGCGGAAGTTGACGCTGCGCATATCCGCCCCGTGGAGGCAAATGGGCCCGACATTCTCACCAACGGCATTGCTCTGTCTGGCACTGCACACTGGATGTTCGACCGCGGGCTGATAAGCCTCTCGGATGATCTCGACATTCTAATCTCGCGGCAGGCAAATGACCCGGAGAGCATCCGAGGACTGATCAACAAATCTGGAAGGGCGATCGTGCCGTCCCGGCCGTTCGAGCGGCCCCATCCTCATTTTCTGCAGTGGCATCGCCAAAATTGTTTCAAGCAGTAG
- a CDS encoding DUF2726 domain-containing protein has protein sequence MHDRQRSVLFAAPGLIIGAAALGASSGLTIADFDKPELLIAALFVGLIIGMAVEQLLATTRKQAWRERNRSRREEKRRNERVKPGPWLPMPTAEPMRPIDAADQLRIVMNSQFTIQSLLNKSEARVFRELDSMVIGCNSSWQVMAQVSLGEILQSTDAAAYRCINSKRVDLLLVDSNCRPRHVIEYQGGAHHQGAAAARDAVKKEALRRAGIGYHEVVAGQTTPSELRRLVEKLVDKPSAI, from the coding sequence ATGCACGATCGCCAAAGGTCGGTGCTATTTGCAGCACCTGGACTGATTATCGGGGCTGCCGCACTAGGCGCTTCGAGCGGTCTAACGATTGCAGATTTCGATAAGCCAGAACTGCTGATCGCCGCCCTGTTTGTCGGTCTCATCATCGGCATGGCCGTCGAGCAGCTCCTGGCCACGACGAGAAAGCAGGCGTGGCGGGAGAGAAACAGGTCGCGCCGGGAGGAAAAGCGCCGCAACGAGCGCGTTAAACCGGGGCCTTGGCTTCCGATGCCAACGGCGGAGCCGATGAGACCAATCGATGCCGCAGATCAACTGCGTATCGTCATGAATTCGCAATTCACCATTCAGTCGTTGCTGAATAAGAGCGAAGCCCGAGTGTTTCGCGAACTCGACAGCATGGTGATCGGCTGCAATTCTTCTTGGCAGGTGATGGCGCAGGTCTCGTTGGGCGAAATCCTTCAAAGCACCGATGCGGCCGCCTACAGGTGCATCAACTCCAAGCGTGTCGACCTACTGCTCGTAGACAGCAATTGCCGACCGCGACACGTCATCGAATACCAGGGCGGAGCGCATCATCAAGGCGCCGCAGCCGCACGCGACGCGGTAAAGAAAGAGGCGCTGCGACGCGCCGGGATCGGCTACCACGAGGTAGTGGCTGGCCAAACGACTCCGTCAGAACTCAGGCGATTGGTCGAGAAATTAGTGGACAAGCCCAGTGCCATCTAA
- a CDS encoding ABC transporter ATP-binding protein, translating to MSALLRLSHVTKVYRQGGMLGRRLITAVRDVSFELGEEPEILSIVGESGSGKSTVAAMILGQTEPTEGELQFAGKTVAIHSRAERKAFMKEVQPVLQNPFEAFNPLKRVDRYLFETARNFSASGKRPDRQQAEKMADAALVHVGLTLEEVKGRFPHELSGGQLQRVAIARALIPQPRLLVADEPVSMVDASLRMAIVNLFGRLKNELGLSIIYITHDLATAYYVSDNIIIMRKGEIVERGGARAVLDDPQHEYSRALKDAVLAADFSAVG from the coding sequence TTGAGTGCTCTGCTTCGCCTCTCGCACGTCACCAAGGTCTACCGCCAGGGCGGCATGCTCGGCCGGCGCCTGATCACCGCGGTCAGGGATGTCAGCTTCGAACTCGGCGAGGAGCCGGAAATCCTCTCGATCGTCGGCGAATCCGGCTCGGGCAAATCGACGGTCGCGGCGATGATCCTCGGCCAGACCGAGCCGACCGAAGGCGAGTTGCAATTCGCCGGCAAAACCGTCGCCATCCATAGCAGAGCCGAACGCAAGGCCTTCATGAAGGAGGTCCAGCCGGTTCTGCAGAATCCCTTCGAAGCCTTCAACCCGCTGAAGCGGGTCGACCGCTACCTCTTCGAAACCGCCCGTAATTTCTCCGCTAGCGGAAAACGGCCGGACCGCCAGCAGGCCGAGAAGATGGCCGACGCCGCCCTGGTGCATGTCGGCCTTACCCTCGAAGAGGTGAAAGGCCGCTTCCCCCACGAACTCTCCGGCGGCCAGCTGCAGCGCGTCGCCATCGCCCGCGCGCTGATCCCGCAACCCCGCCTGCTGGTCGCCGACGAACCGGTCTCCATGGTCGACGCCTCGCTGCGCATGGCCATCGTCAACCTCTTCGGCCGGTTGAAAAACGAACTCGGTCTTTCGATCATCTACATCACCCACGACCTCGCGACGGCCTATTACGTCAGCGACAACATCATCATCATGCGCAAAGGCGAGATCGTCGAGCGGGGTGGAGCGCGGGCGGTGTTGGATGATCCGCAGCATGAGTATTCAAGGGCGCTGAAGGATGCGGTGCTGGCAGCGGATTTTAGTGCGGTGGGGTGA